In Anopheles arabiensis isolate DONGOLA chromosome 2, AaraD3, whole genome shotgun sequence, the genomic window GTCGGGACCGGTGGACACCGAAGCCCTTCGAGTATCAATGAGCTGAGTAAGAAACAACACCCACACATGTTTTGCAGCTTTTCTATTACACACCTCTCACTAGTGGTGTTCCAGCTTTATTATTGTTCATAGGAGATAGATGTCGTGATCGGGCCCATCCGTGCCGAATATACCTAGTATCAGTAGAGTATGAGCGATCGCGCGAGTTcacctcttttttttgttgcggaaACGGTGAGATCTTTTctgccatacacacacacatacaccaattACAATCAATTTTCTTCGACCAAATACGATAAAAAGTAGAGAGTATATAGGTTTGATTGTTAACAGTACAGTACATAAACAGTATTCGTTTAGTAAATGCGCCTAAACCAGTTTCCTCCTAAACAGATTCCTAAATAGCGATAACATTCACCTTTGGCAAATATGTTTAGAGAGTTTTACAATCCGTGTAAGCATCAGAGCACAATGgacaactgtgtgtgtgtgtgcgttttgtgttGCGGTTGGTTTTGCTaacgtttgtttcttttttttctcttaataatttaaacatttttttccctAAACTAAGCACATGTTTCTACCGATGGttgagtctttttttttaatcttgaTCTTCCGCTTAAAATGCTGCTCCCATGCGCGCTAATCATAATTCAACTAGTCTCTAGTCTCTGTAATCgtatgttttaaaacatttctcactagtttttgtttgtctttcttGTTTACGAACCGGTGGTGGGTAATGTCGTTTTTAAAACgttgatatttcatttcttcaacaaCACGTTAGAGTAATAGTAGTGGTAAGTTAGTAAATAGCAGTTTAGTAATTAGTGGTTAGCGTTAGTAATTGGGTGTAATTATAGCAATAgtgttgtttttactttttcgtaAAAAGGTAACTCAATTACCAATCATGCACAGGGGGCGCGTGGCAGAAGGCTTCCGCTTCCGCTGCTAGTGAAATTAGATTGTCTTAGTAGTACCATTACACAGCAGGATAGACGACACACGGGTTGTTTACTGTGGAAACattttagtagttttttttcttcttcttcttgtgtgtTTCGCTACTATTACGACTAACGCTATTTACACATCACATTATGTAGAATACCCGATAGacattgttttccttttttattttgcgtcTACTGTTCCGTGAGCAGATGCGTAACAATCCGCAGCAGAAACACAACAGGCTGACGACTACTGCTATTTTGCTTTTCTCCTCCGTGCTTGCTAACACTTGCGCAAGCAAATTATTCTATTGGAAAGCAATTACTTTGTTTAATGCTTTGCTACTATTTCAGCTACCACGGTAAAACCCAATTCGTGGAGTAATGGTTTTTTTCCTAAAAAGCACTAACATGATGGTTTGCAGAAAACCCCAAAAtcataatttattaaatttgccACTATAGTGGATATATTTATGCGTAGCGGGCTCCTGGGCGAACGCCGGGGGTGGTTTGCTGTGGGAGGAAAATGGTCTGGCTTTATCGTCAAACTATCATGCTACACAGAAACAACACCGCACGGATGCCGCCGGAAAAGTATGCTTCTTCTCGGTCGATGTGTGAACCGTGAATATGTTGTGTTTATCTCATAAAAGCGTTTTAGAAACgcgcaatacaaaaaaaaaacaaaatcggaACCGTTAAAAGCAGGCAAAAGTTAATTTATCACAGGCGTATCTTTTCGTCCGGAAAATATTCGAAGTCCCTTGACGGATGTCTGAAAAATGACGGGACATTTGTTAGAAGGAGCAACATCGgtagtgtggtgtgtgcggtgGCAGTAGTGAGCAGTTGGAAGAAGAGAAATGCGTAATTAAAATGGGGATAACATTATTCTTTATGAAATGTACAATGCAATGCTATCGGCTCGTCGAGCGCATGCTTTCTTTTCTTAGCTCAACGTGTTCCTTATTGTTGATGCAGCACAATGTAGCACAATTTGCATTCCATACTATTGATGAGAGATTTGCGCGTACTAGAATACACACTACAGCGAACTAGCGATTGAATAATGACACAAACAATATACACATGACTTGCTACTGATCAGCAGCTTCGCCCTGCTACGGAACATAcaataaaagaacaaaacggAACGATGCAATTTATGTTTGGCACGATTAACTACACGATCTACTACCATGTTCTACTATTGGGAGCTTTTCTTCAATTTCGAACCGTGTTGATGCTCGTCTGATGGAAAAAAGGAACTTCAATCCGATTGTTTACGATCACTTGTTTTGTTACCGCTAGCCAATGAGGGTTTAAATTTGCGTCTTCCTTTTACTAACCAACCCCACATCGAAGCTTGTCAGAAATGTAGAAAAGCTCTATAAGAGTACGACTATATAAATCCAATACAGAGCGCAGCCGGGCGCTGCTGCCCCCATtttgtatgtatatatttttttaattttcacacTATTTTACACCCAAAACACAGAAACATTTGGCTTTAACAAACTTTTGTACACTGCCCTGCTGTGACTCCATGCGCAGCTGATAAGCTCTCGGAGTGAACATGATTTTGCGATGAATGTGATAATGTGATGCTGAAATTCAAAACTGCTATTCTATTTCAAATCTAGAAGCAACGAAAGTATCTCTTCAAACGATAGCGCAAAACGAACGAAGGCGTTGTAATGTTACGATTAAACGGCGAATGTCAACTGTCCAACTGTTCATATCAACAATTACAGAAAAAACGGGCAAGCACAGCATCTATTCTATCTATAGAAAAGCAGCATTACAAAAATCAGTATGAACTACAAATCGGGCGCACAGTGTtcccattgttttttttttttttttgttagataACGAGAACAGCATAAGTAAAACCATACGACACGAGGCGGCACTTGCGGAAGATGGCGCCAACGATGATGCGGATGATGTAGTGTTGCCAAACAACACTACATCATCCTTGCTCCCGCTGacgccgccgtcgccgccacCCGTCAGCTAATGCTAGTTGTGTCTAAGCTAGTCTAGTAATTCAACTTTACGCCAAAGAGGTTAGGAATTGACTTTACCTTCTTCTTTGAGCCGTTCAGACAGTCTTTGTACATATCGGAACGCAGGAAGCGCGAGTAGGAGTCACTCTTCATCAGATAAAACACGTGGTCGGCCGCTACATCGAAGCACCAGCGGCTCGGCTGGGCCGCCCCCTCCTTCACGACGTCGCGGGCCAGCTCGAGCGATTTCGAGTCGATGTTGACCGGGCAGGCGGCGTCCGGCGCAAGGTACTCGTTCCAGATTGCCTGGGCGGCCTCCTTGATCTGGGACTGGGGCAGCGCCTTCATGTCCTGTATCGCTTCCCAGAATCTACAaagaaatcaacaacaacaaaaaagcccgTAAAATCCATGTGAGCTCTGGTACTGGAATGGCTTAGTGCTTTGACTATTACTTCAAATTTTCACCACTAAATTCTTTGTCCAAAAACTTGGTAAACTGCTCGCGTCCGATCGGATCGTTCAGTAGTTCCCGCAAGCTAAAGCCCCACCGTTTGACGCGCTTCATCGGAATGTCTTTGCTGAAAGTACACGGAcagcgtggtggtggtggttagtGGACCTCTCCATGTATCTCCAGCTCCAGTATGCAGGCCCTGCAATACGTACCCCAGTTTTTCCGCGTCCCAAAATTCGGTATTATCCGTCTGCCATGGATTGGGATGGTCGGGCGCGGATAGAAAGTAGTCAAACTCGCTATACTGCTCATAGTACGAGATATACCTGTGGAAGGGGAAAAGAAATTTATCAGCACCAAACCCTCTGCCCACCACTGGACCACGGCATTTACGTACGATTCGGCCACCTTGGAGACTTTGATTGTGCGACGGTCGAGCTTCTGCTTGAGCAGGGCGATCGTTTTGGCCATCGTTTCCGCCGGATTGCTGTGGGCGGCGGTACCGGCCGACCCCGACCCGAGCGACGAGGCGCCTTTCCGGTACGCCTTCTTAATGTCCATCTCGGTCGTGTTGACGCAACCGGGCATCGGCCGGTGCACGTCCCAGAACGCGCGCTCCTGCGAGTCCAGCACCTTGCGCTCGAGCTTGTCGCGCTTCTTGTCCACCTTGCTCTGCGCCTCGGCCTGCATGAAGATGAACTCCCACTTGCGGGAGAACATCTTCTGCAGCTTGGCCAGATTTTCCGCCTCGTAGTCGGCGAGCTCGAGCCGCGTCTTGTTCTGCATCGTGCGCTTGCAGAGATAGATGGCGTAGTCGGTGTTTTCCGGCTCCCAGAAGTTGGACGGCCAGAAGTAGGGCGTCTGGAAGCGGTAGAACGTGCCGTCGTTGCGCACCGTCAGCTGATGGTCGTCGATCGGGAAGAGATAGCCGTGGGACGCGAGCAGGTGCGCCAGGTGCAGCGCCTCGCTAATGTCGTCCACCGTCAGGTTCGCCATGATCCACTGGATCAGATCGGCCCCGGTAAACACGGACGGCACCTTGCTCATGAACGCCTTG contains:
- the LOC120898018 gene encoding regulator of G-protein signaling 7-like; amino-acid sequence: MVTKKSVDIEKEKLAKNMYSGCSGGSGSTTSGHLPAAKSSSAAGSTTAGPCNTVVSFSPGTMANSSSHMVQQILPPGQDAPNILVYKKMEAIVERMQTEGSGVSVRTVKAFMSKVPSVFTGADLIQWIMANLTVDDISEALHLAHLLASHGYLFPIDDHQLTVRNDGTFYRFQTPYFWPSNFWEPENTDYAIYLCKRTMQNKTRLELADYEAENLAKLQKMFSRKWEFIFMQAEAQSKVDKKRDKLERKVLDSQERAFWDVHRPMPGCVNTTEMDIKKAYRKGASSLGSGSAGTAAHSNPAETMAKTIALLKQKLDRRTIKVSKVAESYISYYEQYSEFDYFLSAPDHPNPWQTDNTEFWDAEKLGKDIPMKRVKRWGFSLRELLNDPIGREQFTKFLDKEFSGENLKFWEAIQDMKALPQSQIKEAAQAIWNEYLAPDAACPVNIDSKSLELARDVVKEGAAQPSRWCFDVAADHVFYLMKSDSYSRFLRSDMYKDCLNGSKKKTSVKGLRIFSGRKDTPVIN